The Synergistaceae bacterium region GAGGAAGTTTGCCACGTCCTTCCTTTCTATCATGCGGCGGAAATGGCCCAATTGGCTGTTGCTGGTGAATACGCCGAACTGCTACCACACCTTGCGATTGTGCTTTCATACTCTATCGTTATTTATACGATAGCAGTTGTTGCGTTCAGATATAAAATGAGCGGAGATAAAGCATAAGAAC contains the following coding sequences:
- a CDS encoding ABC transporter permease; translated protein: MFIGIGLLCGSLLNDKAVSGICGALLTNVAGWLSGVFIPIELIGGSFEEVCHVLPFYHAAEMAQLAVAGEYAELLPHLAIVLSYSIVIYTIAVVAFRYKMSGDKA